A window from Phaenicophaeus curvirostris isolate KB17595 chromosome 13, BPBGC_Pcur_1.0, whole genome shotgun sequence encodes these proteins:
- the TENT5D gene encoding terminal nucleotidyltransferase 5D: MTEESEHRFSSLTWDQIKILDQVLAEAIPIHGRGNFPTLDVKPKDIIHMVKEQLIEKQINVRDIRLNGSTASHILVKQNGTSYKDLDIIFGVELPSELEFQVVKEAVLHCLLDFLPKCVNKEKITAQTMKDAYVQKMVKVSTDHDRWSLISLSNNSGKNVELKFVNSLRRQFEFSVDSFQIILDSILSVYRATDCKLTEESHPAVIAESMYGDFNEAMDHLKYKLISTRNPEEIRGGGLLKYSNLLVRDFKPADQAEIKSLERYMCSRFFIDFPDVAEQQRKIESYLRNHFIGEEKSKYDYLMTLRGVVNESTVCLMGHERRQTLNMITILALKVLGEQNIIPNAANVTCYYQPAPYISDRNFSNYYIAHGQPPIIYQPYPFHIQMQSGLV, encoded by the coding sequence ATGACTGAGGAGTCAGAGCACAGGTTCAGTAGTCTCACCTGGGATCAGATTAAAATCCTGGATCAAGTTTTAGCTGAGGCCATACCCATTCACGGGAGAGGAAATTTTCCAACGCTGGATGTAAAGCCAAAGGATATCATTCACATGGTCAAGGAACAGCTTATTGAAAAGCAAATCAATGTTAGAGATATCCGCCTGAACGGTTCGACAGCCAGCCACATCCTGGTAAAGCAGAACGGAACCAGCTATAAGGACCTAGACATCATTTTTGGGGTGGAACTTCCAAGTGAGCTCGAGTTCCAGGTTGTTAAGGAAGCAGTTCTTCATTGCCTATTGGACTTCTTGCCAAAATGTgttaataaggaaaaaatcacTGCCCAGACCATGAAAGATGCCTATGTGCAGAAAATGGTCAAAGTCTCCACCGACCACGATCGCTGGAGTCTCATCTCGCTGTCAAACAACAGCGGCAAGAACGTAGAATTGAAGTTTGTCAACTCACTCAGGCGGCAGTTCGAGTTCAGCGTGGACTCCTTCCAAATCATTCTGGACTCCATCCTCAGTGTTTACAGAGCGACAGACTGCAAACTGACGGAAGAGTCTCACCCCGCTGTTATCGCCGAGAGTATGTATGGAGACTTCAACGAAGCGATGGACCACTTGAAATACAAACTGATTTCCACGAGGAACCCAGAGGAAATCAGAGGAGGCGGCCTCCTGAAGTACAGCAATCTCCTGGTTCGTGACTTTAAGCCAGCCGATCAGGCTGAAATTAAATCTCTGGAACGTTACATGTGCTCCAGGTTTTTCATTGATTTTCCAGATGTtgctgagcagcagaggaaaattgAGTCGTATCTGCGCAACCACTTCAttggggaagagaaaagcaagtatGACTACTTGATGACTCTGCGTGGAGTTGTAAACGAGAGCACGGTCTGTCTCATGGGGCATGAACGGAGACAAACTCTGAATATGATCACAATTCTGGCTTTAAAAGTACTCGGAGAACAAAATATCATCCCGAATGCAGCCAATGTAACGTGCTATTATCAACCTGCTCCGTATATCAGTGACAGAAACTTCAGCAATTACTACATTGCTCACGGACAACCCCCTATCATCTACCAGCCGTACCCATTTCACATACAAATGCAGAGCGGCCTGGTTTAG